One region of Oryzias latipes chromosome 6, ASM223467v1 genomic DNA includes:
- the man2a2 gene encoding alpha-mannosidase 2x, producing MKLRKQVTVCGGAIFCVAVFSLYLMLDRVQHDPARRQNGGNFPRSQISVLQNRIEQLEQLLEENHQIISHIKDSVMELTDTGAVSPSGHLPFRSANGSWVLPFDRRPTYLAIKSQDCQFASVSRDQTDVQMLDVYSLLKFDNPDGGVWKQGFDITYEANEWDNEPLQVFVIPHSHNDPGWIKTFDKYFTDQTQHILNNMVVKLAEDPRRKFIWSEISYFSKWWETAEPQKQEAMRKLILEGQLEIVTGGWVMTDEANAHYFAMIDQLIEGHQWLERNIGVTPRSGWAVDPFGHSATMPYLLKKSNLTSMLIQRIHYSIKKHFSSTRNLEFMWRQAWDTGSSTDIFCHMMPFYSYDVPHTCGPDPKICCQFDFKRLPGGRINCPWKVPPKPIVEANVAERAQLLLDQYRKKSKLYRSKVLLVPLGDDFRYDKSLEWDQQYINYQKLFDYMNSHPELHVQAQFGTLTDYFSALYKTTGAAAGSRPADFPVLSGDFFAYADREDHYWTGYYTSRPFYKSLDRVIESHLRGAEILYSLAVATARHEGMEGRYPVTDYSLLVDARRAVGLFQHHDAITGTAKENVVIDYGNKLLRSLIGLKRVIINAAHFLVMKNRDFYRFYQTEAFLETDDRRATQDALPQRTLIELDPAGPRYLVVFNPIEQERLCLVKVLVNTVRVRVLTEDGQTLPVQLSAQWGSATQMSAEVFQATFMARLPPLGLAVFHLYDSADSPMTLRSDTLLRLSSRSVTARASDPLPVHSQLADPQSFYISSQFLTLGFSGSTGLLESIKRKDDSKEVKVQIQFMVYGTSPSKDKSGAYLFLPDGKPKPYNQKEPPVVRVVEGPLFSEVVAHYQHFEQTIRIHNVPGVDGLSVDISTMVDIRDQSNKELSMRLSTDIKSDDIFYTDLNGFQIQPRRFYQKLPLQGNFYPISSQAYIQDSQHRLTLHTAQALGVTSFESGQLEVIMDRRLMQDDNRGLGQGLKDNKRTENRFRLLLERRSSGNKGTDSSTNSFPSIVSHMTSAILNHEVLPLPVVPKRRGIPPLKTFAPLMSRFPCDFHLLNLRSIQNKQDGLTPSPHTALLLHRLALDCSIEAQNLGFNCTTTQGQLNVSSLFKNLDLQLLQPVSLTLMYSSTPLANHSTISLDPMEISAFKLKLR from the exons ATGAAGCTAAGGAAACAAGTGACAGTGTGTGGAGGGGCTATATTCTGTGTGGCAGTGTTCTCGCTGTATCTGATGTTGGATCGAGTCCAGCATGACCCTGCAAGACGACAGAACGGAGGAAACTTTCCACGG agccAAATCTCAGTCCTGCAGAACCGGATAGAGCAGCTAGAGCAGCTCCTGGAGGAAAACCATCAAATCATTAGCCACATAAAGGACTCTGTGATGGAGCTAACAGACACAGGAGCTGTGTCTCCCAGCGGCCACCTGCCTTTCCGAAGTGCCAATGGTTCCTGGGTCCTACCCTTCGACCGGCGTCCCACTTATCTCGCCATCAAGTCCCAGGATTGCCAGTTCGCCTCGGTCAGCCGCGATCAAACGGATGttcag ATGCTGGATGTGTACTCCCTGCTTAAGTTTGACAACCCTGATGGAGGTGTATGGAAACAGGGCTTTGACATTACCTATGAAGCAAATGAATGGGATAATGAGCCACTTCAAGTCTTTGTCATCCCTCATTCTCACAATGACCCAG GTTGgatcaaaacatttgacaagtACTTCACAGACCAGACGCAGCACATCTTGAACAACATGGTGGTGAAGCTGGCAGAGGATCCTCGCAGGAAGTTCATCTGGTCAGAGATTTCCTATTTCTCCAAGTGGTGGGAGACTGCTGAGCCGCAAAAACAAGAGGCCATGCGAAA GCTGATCCTCGAAGGGCAGCTGGAGATTGTGACTGGTGGCTGGGTGATGACGGATGAAGCCAATGCTCACTATTTTGCGATGATCGACCAGCTCATCGAGGGGCATCAGTGGCTGGAAAGAAATATAG GTGTAACCCCCCGCAGCGGGTGGGCTGTAGACCCGTTCGGTCACAGCGCCACTATGCCTTACCTGCTGAAGAAGTCCAACCTGACCAGCATGCTCATCCAGAGGATCCACTACTctattaaaaaacacttttcctccACACGCAATCTGGAGTTTATGTGGAGGCAGGCGTGGG ACACAGGGTCCAGCACAGATATCTTCTGCCACATGATGCCGTTCTACAGCTATGATGTTCCTCACACCTGCGGACCTGATCCAAAGATCTGCTGCCAGTTTGACTTCAAGAGGTTACCTGGAGGTCGCATTAACTGCCCTTGGAAAGTCCCACCGAAACCAATAGTTGAGGCCAACGTGGCAGAGAG GGCCCAGCTGCTCCTGGATCAGTACCGTAAAAAGTCCAAACTGTACCGCAGCAAGGTCCTCCTCGTCCCCCTGGGAGACGACTTCCGCTACGATAAGTCCCTGGAGTGGGATCAACAGTACATCAATTATCAGAAGCTCTTCGACTACATGAATTCTCACCCTGAGCTGCACGTACAG GCTCAGTTTGGGACTCTGACGGACTACTTCAGTGCTTTGTACAAAACAACCGGAGCCGCCGCTGGATCCCGACCGGCTGACTTCCCTGTGCTTAGTGGAGACTTCTTTGCTTATGCAGACCGGGAAGACCACTACTGGACTGGTTATTACACGTCGCGACCTTTTTACAAAAGCCTGGACCGTGTGATTGAGTCCCACCTCAG GGGGGCAGAAATCCTCTACAGTCTGGCGGTTGCCACTGCTCGACATGAGGGCATGGAGGGGCGCTACCCGGTAACAGATTATTCCCTGCTGGTCGATGCCAGACGGGCGGTTGGACTCTTCCAGCACCACGATGCCATAACAGGGACCGCAAAGGAGAACGTCGTCATCGACTACGGCAACAA ATTATTGCGCTCCCTAATCGGCTTGAAGAGAGTAATCATTAACGCTGCTCATTTCCTGGTGATGAAAAACAGAGATTTTTATCGCTTCTACCAAACGGAGGCTTTCTTGGAGACG GACGACAGGCGAGCCACTCAGGATGCTTTGCCTCAGCGCACTTTAATCGAATTGGACCCAGCAGGACCAAG GTACCTGGTTGTATTCAACCCTATTGAGCAGGAGCGGTTGTGCCTGGTGAAGGTTTTGGTAAACACGGTCCGGGTGCGGGTCCTCACAGAGGACGGGCAGACTCTCCCGGTGCAGCTGAGTGCTCAGTGGGGCTCTGCTACCCAAATGAGCGCCGAGGTGTTCCAG GCAACGTTCATGGCTCGTCTGCCGCCGCTCGGTTTGGCAGTTTTCCATCTGTACGACTCTGCGGACTCTCCCATGACGCTCCGCTCCGACACTCTGCTCAGGCTGTCCAGCCGCAGCGTCACAGCTCGGGCCTCCGACCCACTTCCTGTCCACTCCCAGCTGGCCGACCCTCAGAGCTTCTACATCAGCAGCCAGTTCCTCACTCTGGGTTTCTCTGGAagcactgggctgctggag AGTATCAAGCGAAAGGATGATTCTAAGGAAGTAAAAGTTCAGATTCAGTTCATGGTCTATGGCACCAGTCCCTCGAAAGACAAAAGCGGAGCTTACCTTTTCCTGCCGGATGGAAAACCAAAG cCCTACAACCAGAAAGAGCCGCCTGTGGTGCGTGTGGTTGAAGGGCCTCTTTTCTCAGAGGTGGTGGCGCACTATCAGCACTTTGAGCAGACCATCCGCATACACAACGTGCCAG GGGTGGATGGTTTATCTGTAGACATCAGCACAATGGTAGACATCAGGGATCAGTCAAATAAGGAGTTATCAATGCGTCTGTCCACCGACATCAAGAGCGATGATATCTTCTACACGGACCTCAACGGCTTCCAG ATTCAGCCCCGACGGTTTTACCAAAAGCTCCCCTTGCAGGGTAACTTTTATCCCATATCAAGCCAGGCGTACATCCAGGACAGCCAGCACCGGCTCACTCTGCACACAGCTCAGGCTCTGGGGGTCACCAGCTTTGAAAGTG GCCAGCTGGAAGTGATTATGGACCGGCGACTGATGCAGGATGATAACCGAGGACTGGGCCAGGGCCTAAAAGACAACAAGAGGACGGAAAACCGTTTCCGACTGCTGCTGGAGAGGAGATCTTCTGGTAACAAG GGGACGGACAGCTCGACGAACAGCTTCCCCTCCATAGTCAGCCACATGACCAGCGCCATCCTGAACCACGAGGTGCTGCCGCTTCCTGTTGTGCCCAAAAGACGCGGCATCCCTCCTCTTAAAACCTTCGCCCCGCTGATGTCCAGGTTTCCCTGCGACTTCCACTTGCTGAACCTGCGTAGCATCCAGAACAAG CAAGATGGGCTGACTCCATCTCCGCACACAGCCTTACTTCTGCACCGGCTGGCTCTGGATTGTAGCATAGAGGCTCAGAACCTGGGCTTCAACTGCACAACAACACAAGGACAG CTGAATGTATCCAGTCTTTTCAAGAACCTGGACTTGCAGCTGCTCCAACCCGTGTCTCTGACTCTGATGTACTCTAGTACTCCTCTGGCCAACCACTCCACCATCAGCCTCGACCCAATGGAGATCTCAGCCTTCAAGCTCAAGCTGCGCTAA